The Deltaproteobacteria bacterium genome has a segment encoding these proteins:
- a CDS encoding HAMP domain-containing histidine kinase: NSFREKRDPETLAKIIPITEGIGKNADVFVKLFSRLDPLAAGKRSRRRSLPLRRTIEEIFEVFSEEMKKIGITTKVNGPGDFRFTCWHQDVYAIFTNLIDNSIYWMNEKKSPKKEITVDIATDGNELLYIDYQDTGPGIESQLITSEVIFEPQFSTKPDGTGLGLAIAGEASTRNGLALKAFESESGAFFRLQPKSEN, encoded by the coding sequence AATTCCTTCCGGGAGAAGCGAGATCCGGAAACATTGGCAAAGATTATTCCGATTACCGAGGGTATTGGTAAAAACGCCGATGTGTTTGTGAAACTTTTCAGTCGCCTTGATCCTCTTGCTGCCGGGAAAAGAAGCAGAAGAAGGTCACTGCCTCTCAGAAGAACGATTGAGGAAATATTTGAGGTCTTCAGCGAGGAAATGAAAAAAATCGGTATTACTACCAAGGTTAACGGCCCCGGTGATTTCAGATTTACATGCTGGCATCAGGATGTGTATGCGATTTTCACCAACCTGATCGATAACAGTATTTACTGGATGAATGAAAAAAAATCCCCAAAAAAGGAAATCACCGTCGACATCGCAACAGACGGAAATGAACTTCTATACATTGATTATCAGGATACCGGTCCGGGAATAGAATCACAGCTCATAACCAGCGAAGTAATTTTTGAGCCTCAGTTTTCCACCAAACCAGATGGTACGGGGCTCGGACTGGCTATTGCCGGTGAGGCATCCACCCGAAATGGACTTGCGCTGAAGGCTTTCGAGTCTGAAAGTGGTGCATTTTTCAGATTGCAACCGAAGTCGGAGAATTAA
- the vsr gene encoding DNA mismatch endonuclease Vsr, with the protein MMDVHSPEQRSYNMSRIKGKNTKPELLVRKWLWSRGYRYRLHRKDLPGKPDIVFPRQRKAVFVHGCFWHKHDCRYFKWPRTNREFWKKKINENVRRDQKNYQDLIADGWNYFIVWECELKEDIAGLWDRLAEFLEN; encoded by the coding sequence ATAATGGATGTTCACTCGCCGGAACAACGAAGCTACAACATGTCCCGGATAAAAGGCAAAAACACGAAACCGGAGTTGTTGGTTCGTAAATGGCTGTGGTCGCGAGGGTACAGATATCGACTTCATCGGAAAGATCTGCCAGGCAAACCCGATATTGTTTTCCCCCGGCAAAGAAAGGCAGTCTTTGTGCATGGTTGTTTCTGGCATAAACATGATTGCAGGTATTTCAAGTGGCCCAGGACAAACAGAGAATTCTGGAAAAAGAAGATCAATGAGAATGTCAGACGCGATCAAAAAAACTATCAAGATCTGATTGCAGATGGCTGGAACTATTTCATCGTATGGGAGTGCGAACTCAAAGAAGATATCGCCGGACTTTGGGACAGACTCGCTGAGTTTCTGGAAAACTGA
- a CDS encoding response regulator has protein sequence MPEIKLMIIEDAESDLNVCRDSVEIYQQKKIDEGVNLTFKLIECKKVDDALDKIDGSFDGAIIDLKFSDGDNRGKDVLAKIKDSFFRIPVIILTGTPDSIGEEEKSDLVKVLKKGEADYQKDILDVFFEIYNTGLTKIMGGRGKIEQTLNEVFLKNLLPQLPDWKIYGKANPSRTEKALLRFTLNHLVQILDDDEDQCFPEEVYIYPPFSDGLKTGSIVKKMDGEDLYVVLSPACDLVVRSDGNFKTDRILLVEVEEANSIIDAALNGITKKAKKENKLKNVFGNNYTGYFHWLPKTGYFEGGFINFRKISTCTKDEFENAYNQPHIQISPHFVKDILSRFSSYYARQGQPDIERNKIIDEVVSSSGETE, from the coding sequence ATGCCTGAGATTAAATTAATGATTATTGAGGACGCCGAATCGGACTTGAATGTTTGTAGAGATTCTGTTGAAATTTATCAACAGAAAAAAATTGATGAAGGCGTTAATCTGACATTTAAATTGATAGAATGCAAGAAGGTTGATGACGCTCTTGATAAGATAGATGGTTCATTCGATGGCGCAATTATTGACCTGAAATTTTCTGATGGTGATAACAGAGGAAAAGATGTTTTGGCAAAAATCAAAGATTCTTTTTTCCGAATACCTGTTATTATTCTCACGGGGACGCCAGACAGCATAGGTGAGGAAGAAAAATCTGATTTGGTCAAGGTTCTGAAAAAAGGTGAGGCAGATTACCAGAAAGACATACTTGATGTGTTTTTTGAAATTTATAATACAGGCCTGACAAAAATCATGGGGGGAAGGGGAAAGATAGAGCAGACGCTGAATGAAGTGTTCCTGAAGAATCTGTTGCCCCAGTTACCGGACTGGAAAATCTATGGGAAAGCAAATCCGTCGAGAACCGAGAAGGCATTGCTGCGTTTCACACTTAATCATCTTGTACAGATTCTTGATGACGATGAGGATCAATGTTTCCCGGAGGAAGTCTATATTTATCCTCCATTTTCGGATGGCCTGAAGACGGGAAGTATTGTAAAGAAAATGGATGGGGAAGATCTTTATGTGGTATTAAGTCCGGCCTGTGATCTGGTTGTAAGAAGCGATGGCAATTTCAAGACTGATCGTATCCTTCTCGTTGAGGTTGAAGAAGCGAACTCAATTATTGATGCAGCATTGAATGGCATTACCAAAAAGGCCAAGAAAGAGAACAAGCTCAAAAACGTCTTTGGCAATAATTACACTGGTTACTTTCACTGGTTGCCTAAGACAGGTTACTTCGAGGGTGGGTTTATTAATTTCAGAAAAATATCAACGTGTACAAAAGATGAATTCGAGAACGCTTATAATCAACCGCACATTCAGATCTCCCCGCACTTCGTGAAAGATATATTGTCCCGTTTTTCTTCCTATTATGCCCGTCAGGGGCAACCTGACATCGAACGCAACAAAATAATTGATGAGGTGGTTTCCTCATCCGGGGAGACAGAATAA
- a CDS encoding DUF4236 domain-containing protein, whose protein sequence is MGFRFWRRIKIAPGVTLNLSKSGGSLSFGPRGAKFTVGSRGKRATVGIPGTGLFYTTTLPSGRSGGRRSASYSAQAAPTVRPEDRLTLGFFKRLITPDDEEALVDGCRELVLGNEEKALEHLEKAAHLADGAYLAGFLALKKERLEEAASYLSTAAEKHRRLSRYFSKYGISATMSLPITDEISAHVGPDLRGVLLGLVEAYQRQERWQDAIACLEKLRRLEPDDVVVKLSLAELLLDAHPGVKNVCQKVVRLVEGIENETPIHAALMLYKAKALRHLGLATAARDTLTAALRRKKGRSDDLLRALRYERALAYEDLGQKSRARAEFEKLYAEAPDFEDVAVRLGL, encoded by the coding sequence ATGGGATTCCGTTTCTGGAGAAGAATCAAAATCGCACCTGGAGTGACCCTGAACCTGAGCAAATCGGGTGGATCGCTCTCGTTCGGACCACGAGGTGCGAAGTTCACCGTTGGCTCCCGAGGCAAACGTGCGACGGTGGGTATTCCGGGAACGGGGCTATTTTACACCACAACCCTTCCAAGCGGGAGATCAGGCGGCCGGAGAAGCGCGTCCTACTCTGCTCAGGCCGCCCCAACCGTCCGCCCGGAAGACCGCCTGACCCTGGGCTTCTTCAAGCGGCTCATCACGCCGGACGACGAGGAGGCCTTGGTGGACGGTTGCCGGGAGCTGGTACTGGGCAACGAAGAGAAGGCCCTCGAACACCTCGAGAAGGCCGCTCACTTGGCCGACGGCGCGTACCTTGCCGGTTTCCTGGCCCTCAAGAAGGAGCGGCTGGAAGAAGCTGCGAGCTATCTGTCCACGGCCGCCGAAAAGCACCGCCGCTTGAGCCGTTACTTCTCCAAATACGGCATCTCCGCCACCATGAGCCTGCCCATCACAGACGAGATATCCGCGCATGTGGGCCCGGATCTTCGGGGTGTGTTGCTGGGCCTGGTAGAGGCCTACCAGCGTCAGGAGCGTTGGCAGGATGCGATTGCCTGCCTGGAAAAACTGCGGCGGCTCGAACCCGACGACGTGGTGGTGAAGTTGTCTCTTGCAGAGCTGCTGCTGGACGCTCATCCGGGCGTCAAGAACGTCTGTCAGAAGGTTGTACGGTTGGTTGAGGGCATTGAGAACGAGACGCCTATCCATGCAGCTTTGATGCTTTACAAAGCTAAAGCGCTTCGGCACCTCGGTCTGGCAACCGCGGCCCGGGACACATTAACAGCCGCCCTGCGCCGCAAGAAAGGCCGGTCCGATGATCTCCTCCGCGCCCTGCGTTACGAACGCGCTCTGGCCTACGAGGATTTGGGGCAGAAGTCTCGCGCCCGTGCCGAGTTCGAGAAGCTTTATGCTGAAGCCCCGGATTTCGAGGACGTGGCAGTTCGGTTGGGGCTTTGA